From Penaeus vannamei isolate JL-2024 chromosome 12, ASM4276789v1, whole genome shotgun sequence, the proteins below share one genomic window:
- the LOC113803065 gene encoding uncharacterized protein: MTSAWNRRMKLILTVGLLSFVLLAALIVDQATKSEFKNSDEVARKEAVLDSRDLMKRLTNLEEDRRETRHLLNLLFCRVLKVLPSGGFCLDSKRLFSGGNEMWDGELCKALEELFGYSSVGDFGAGLGHYGRCFLRHHENLIQHENRVEQLRMSTTYKSEMRKAGLLKAPQVIKSWNGWDGAANIGVLSKGMIESLDLADPVDLQRRFDWVMSIEVGEHIPAKAEGVFMDNLARHACKGVVLSWAVPGQDGHNHVNTRSNEYVKSKMADRGLVADVETEKRIRKAVKIGWFKDTIMVFRFPKERC, encoded by the exons ATGACTTCAGCCtgg AACCGACGAATGAAGCTAATCCTAACGGTAGGCCTACTTAGCTTCGTCCTGCTCGCCGCCCTGATCGTCGACCAGGCAACGAAGTCTGAGTTCAAGAATTCGGATGAAGTCGCGAGAAAAGAGGCTGTTTTGGACTCCAGAGATCTGATGAAGAGGCTG ACAAATCTGGAAGAAGATAGGCGAGAGACTAGACATCTTTTGAATCTTCTGTTTTGCCGCGTCTTGAAGGTGCTGCCATCTGGCGGCTTCTGCCTCGACTCCAAGAGACTTTTCAGCGGCGGGAACGAGATGTGGGACGGCGAG CTGTGCAAGGCGCTGGAGGAGCTGTTCGGGTACTCGAGCGTGGGGGACTTCGGCGCCGGCCTGGGCCACTACGGCCGCTGCTTCCTTCGGCACCACGAAAACCTCATTCAGCACGAGAACCGCGTCGAACAGCTCAGGATGTCGACGACCTACAAATCGGAGATGAGGAAGGCCGGGCTCTTGAAGGCGCCGCAGGTCATTAAGTCGTGGAATG GTTGGGACGGCGCGGCGAACATCGGCGTCCTGAGCAAGGGCATGATCGAGTCGCTTGACCTGGCTGACCCCGTCGACCTACAGAGGCGCTTCGACTGGGTCATGAGCATCGAGGTGGGCGAGCACATCCCTGCCAAGGCCGAGGGCGTCTTCATGGATAACCTCGCCAGACATGCTTGCAAAG GTGTGGTGCTGTCGTGGGCGGTGCCAGGTCAGGACGGTCACAACCACGTGAACACGAGGTCGAACGAGTACGTCAAATCCAAGATGGCGGATAGAGGCTTAGTGGCAGACGTCGAGACAGAGAAACGCATTCGAAAAGCTGTGAAAATTGGGTGGTTTAAGGACACGATCATGGTTTTCCGGTTCCCCAAAGAGAGGTGCTGA